The following nucleotide sequence is from Acidimicrobiales bacterium.
CGAGCCCGATCACGTGGGCGAGGCCGACCTTGGCGTTGTCGATCTGGCGGTCCTTGGCCTCACCGCGGAGGTGCTGGCAGACCTCCCAGATGTTGGCGATACCGGTCGCTGCTATCGGGTGGCCCTTCGACTCGAGGCCACCGGACACGTTCACCGGGGTCTTCCCGTCGCGCCACGTGGCACCCGACTCGAAGAACGGGACGGCCTCACCTGGCTTGCAGAGCATCAGGTTGTCGTAGTGCACGAGCTCCGCTGTTGCGAAGCAGTCGTGCAGCTCGACGAGGTCGAGATCCTCCGGGGCGACGCCGGACTGTGTGTACGCCTGCTGCGCGGCGTTCCGGGTGAGGGTGTTGACGTCGGGCAGCACCTGGCAGGCCTCCTGCCACGGGTCCGTCGTCAGGATCGATGCAGACACCTTCACCGCCCGCCGCTGCTGGTCGGGATCGAGGGTCTTGAGCTTCGACCCGGACACCACGACCGCCGCGGCGGCACCGTCACAGTTGGCCGAGCACATCGGGCGGGTGTTCGGGTAGGCGATCATGACGTCGTTCATGATCTCGTCGAGCGTGAACTTCTTCTGGTAGGCGGCCAGGGGGTTCAGGGTGGAGTGGGCGTGGTTCTTCTCGCTGATCCGCGCGAAGAGCTCAAACGAGGTGCCGCCGTACTTGTGCCCGTACTCCATGCCGATCTGGGCGAAGACGCCGGGCATGGTTTCCGTGCCGATTCGCCCATCGACCGGGACGACAGCACCGTA
It contains:
- a CDS encoding thiolase family protein, whose translation is MASDDIWILGIHMTRFGKHPELDTVDLAAEAAMAALADADVTVKDVGVLAAGNLMGAGAPIGQQVQKQIGQTGIPVYNVANACATGATALRTAIMAVKAGECDMGLAVGVEKLAGAGLLGGGGQAKKDSNKYEPRGRYGAVVPVDGRIGTETMPGVFAQIGMEYGHKYGGTSFELFARISEKNHAHSTLNPLAAYQKKFTLDEIMNDVMIAYPNTRPMCSANCDGAAAAVVVSGSKLKTLDPDQQRRAVKVSASILTTDPWQEACQVLPDVNTLTRNAAQQAYTQSGVAPEDLDLVELHDCFATAELVHYDNLMLCKPGEAVPFFESGATWRDGKTPVNVSGGLESKGHPIAATGIANIWEVCQHLRGEAKDRQIDNAKVGLAHVIGLGSACGVHILERAA